In Ignavibacteriales bacterium, the genomic window CGATATAACAGAAGAAGATATTAAAAAATATCTACTGCACTTGATAATGAATCAGAAACTTGCTGCAAGTACGGTGAACCAAGTATTCAATGCTTTGCGGTTTTTATATGTTGAATTGTACAAGAAATCGTTTGTTATTGGTGCTATACATAGACCGATGAGAGAGAAGAAATTACCCGATGTATTGAACGAGGATGAGGTTTTAAGAATATTTAAAGCAGTGCCTAATTTAAAACATCAAACAATGTTAATGTTAGCGTACGCAAGCGGTTTAAGAGTAAGTGAATTGGTTAGAATAAAAATAGAAGATATAGATGGCAGTCGCGGACTTATACATATTCGTAACGCGAAGGGTAAGAAAGATCGGTTCACAGTGTTTCCCGAATCGCTTCGCGTACAGTTGATTGAGTATTGGAAAAAGTATAAGCTTGGAACAAGCGGTTGGCTATTCCCCGGAGAAACAACAGATAAACATTTGGCAGCGCGCAGTATTCAAGCAGTTTTAGCAAGAGCAATACATACAAGTGGCATTACTAAACAAGTTTCGATGCACACACTGCGGCACTCGTTTGCCACACATTTATTAGATCACGGAACCGATTTAAGGTATATTCAGGAATTGTTAGGGCACCAAAGCGTTAAGACAACAGAGATATACACACATGTTAGCCCAAAAGGACTTGGGCGAATACGAAGTCCGCTTGATTTCCTGAAAACAAAAGACGAACATAAAATACAACATGGAACACAAAAACTGCTTAAATAAGCGAAAATTAAAAACAGTAATGACGCAATATTGCGTCATTACAGATGATGCGCAACATTCGCTCCGCACTTCGTGCTTCGCTCAAAGCGTTGCGCATCGTTGCGCGGGCTACGCCCTCGATGGGCGAAGAGCCGTTCGCTCCGCGAACGTCGCCCATCATCGGGAAAAACTCCAATGTAACTCCAATGTTCGTCCGAGTCTTCGACTCGTCCGCCCACTTCGTTTTTCCCGCGCAACGTTATGTGCAAGCAACCCCACGGTATTAGTATGATTCATTATAATCTACTTTTCTGGTAATATTTTATGATAGCACCCACATATCCGAAAACATATACTGAGTATAGAAATACAATTAATGATAGGAGAATATCCCAATGACCGTAGATGAACTCCAACACTGGGCAAGTGTCCTCCGTTGGGTTGGTCTGAGCGTTACTGCTGTCGGTCTCTTGATTACATTCGGCAGTTACTATGTCGCCGACAAACTGCTTGTTGTTCAGCGGGCAGATAAACTCAAAGCGCAAGAGCGACTCAATGCAACGGAAGCCGAACTTAAACAAACCAAAATCAAAACCGCCGAGCTTGAACACCGTCTCGCTCCAAGAACACTCACAACTGAGCAACGTGAACGATTCATTAAATTTCTCAGTAAAACCACCAAGGGACCAGTTGCTCTCGAACACTCTGGTCAAGCCGCTGAAACCATCAAATTCACCGAAGAAATTAGATCGCTGCTTGTATCCGCAGGTTTCACAATTTCTGCCTACAATATGCCACTTGGTTATGTTTTCAAGGAAGCCCCCGATCCATGGTTTATTACTGTCATTGTCGGCTCGGGTCAACATCCCGCCTATGCCGATCAACTTCTTCTTGCTTTCAAAGATATTGGGATAAACGCTCTTGCTGGTGATGGAACAAATATCGCCAATCCGGGAGAAGTTAAGGTCTTTGTTGGGGCTAAGTAATGATGAAAATAAACTCGTGGGGTTGCCTGCACATAACAGCAATAAAAACGTGAAATGAAAAATATTCCACTCACATTTTGGTCTAAGATATTTGTTTGTAGTTCGCTTCATACATTCGTTTTTATTGCATACGTTATACGCAATTTTGGCTTCACAAATTGAGGAAGTATGCAAGAGACAATTAAGATCAGTGCAATCCAAGCTTACCTTGAGTTGGCAAGGAGTTACGTCAAAGCGACGGCTCATTCAAAAACAAGTAACGTTGCAGTTCCCGACCAAGTCAACCAAGATTCCAGAGCAACCACCACCTTCGCTTTTGCAGCACTCTCTACAGTTTTCAGTTATGCGACAATCGAAGCATTCGTCAATTACGAGATATTCAACATCTGGAGCCATTCTCGGTATGCGCACGATGCAATCGAGGAAGTCAAGAAGCTTGATCCTTCAAGACAGTACGTCGCTCTGTACGATACCTTTTATCAGAAGTATGGAATCAAGAGTCAGTTTGATGAATTAAAGAAGACTGATTTGAGGGACTTGACCGAACGGATCAAGCAGATTTGCAAGGCTCACAAGATTCCATCGATCGCTTCCGAGAAAAAAGAACTCTGGGCGAAGTTACTTGAACTTGAAAATGCCAGACATCGCATAATTCATCCAGTACCGAAGGATGTTGAGTTTAACGAGCTTGCTCAACGACTCTTTTCGGAGAAACC contains:
- a CDS encoding tyrosine-type recombinase/integrase, whose protein sequence is MLDVKDIRRVAPVSNFYETVRREMRLRNYSYKTIKAYISNLRSFIKYFSPKHPRDITEEDIKKYLLHLIMNQKLAASTVNQVFNALRFLYVELYKKSFVIGAIHRPMREKKLPDVLNEDEVLRIFKAVPNLKHQTMLMLAYASGLRVSELVRIKIEDIDGSRGLIHIRNAKGKKDRFTVFPESLRVQLIEYWKKYKLGTSGWLFPGETTDKHLAARSIQAVLARAIHTSGITKQVSMHTLRHSFATHLLDHGTDLRYIQELLGHQSVKTTEIYTHVSPKGLGRIRSPLDFLKTKDEHKIQHGTQKLLK